The Vulpes vulpes isolate BD-2025 chromosome 10, VulVul3, whole genome shotgun sequence genome has a window encoding:
- the SALL2 gene encoding sal-like protein 2 isoform X3 has product MSRRKQRKPQQLISDREGPSAPESGDASEDDHPQVCAKCCAQFTDPAEFLAHQNACSTEPPVMVIIGGQENPSSSATSSEPRAEGRRSPQVMEAEHSTPPAPGGAAPADPSWGPERRVEEPAGHFLVAATGTGAGGGGGLILASPKLGATPLPPESAPAPPPPPPPPPPPPPPGVGSGHLNIPLILEELRVLQQRQIHQMQMTEQICRQVLLLGSLGQAAGTPASPSELPGTGPAASAKPLLPLFSPIKPVQSGKTLAPSSSSSSSSSGAEAPKQAFFHLYHPLGAQPAFPAGGAGRSHKPAAAASAALPGSAEPLMASPHLAFPGATGLLAAQCLGAARGLEAAASPGLLKPKNGSGELGYGEVMGPLEKPGGRHKCRFCAKVFGSDSALQIHLRSHTGERPYKCNVCGNRFTTRGNLKVHFHRHREKYPHVQMNPHPVPEHLDYVLTSSGLPYGMSVPPEKAEEEVAAAAGGGERKPLAASSAALSATESLTLLSTGAGAAAAPALPAFNKFVLMKAVEPKSKADENTPPGAEGSGAAGVAEGGPAARLQLSKLVTSLPSWALLTSHFKSAGGFPFPYVLEPLGASPSETSKLQQLVEKIDRQGAGAAASATSGAPPASGPAASAAASGPNQCVICLRVLSCPRALRLHYGQHGGERPFKCKVCGRAFSTRGNLRAHFVGHKASPAARAQNSCPICQKKFTNAVSLQQHVRMHLGGQIPNGAAAPDQGAELPAVPGPGPGPQPPSQQPSPEEELSEDEDDDEDDDEDGTDEDSLAGRGSESGGEKAISVRGDSEEASGAEEDVGATAAAGAAGQAGQDGPRPEVDEQGAQQPCLAAPPPPERPEETLSPEQGGAASALGAQEPERGEAEAAAAAREGPREGEGGGGAPGEELGAPEARRKEAGEGSGRKACELCAQTSLEEPQKAHPGEGPLFTCVFCRQSFLERAILKKHMLLAHHQVQPFAPHGPQNIAALSLVPGCSPSVTSPGLSPFPRKDDPTIP; this is encoded by the exons ATGTCGCGCCGAAAGCAGCGGAAGCCCCAACAGTTAATCTCGGACCGCGAAGGTCCCAGCGCGCCGGAGAGCG GCGACGCCAGCGAGGACGACCACCCCCAGGTCTGCGCCAAGTGCTGCGCGCAGTTCACCGACCCAGCCGAATTCCTCGCGCACCAGAATGCGTGTTCTACCGAGCCCCCTGTCATGGTGATAATCGGGGGCCAGGAGAACCCCAGCAGCTCCGCGACGTCTTCCGAGCCCCGGGCGGAGGGTCGGAGGAGCCCCCAGGTCATGGAGGCCGAGCACAGCACCCCGCCGGCCCCCGGGGGCGCCGCGCCCGCGGACCCCAGCTGGGGCCCGGAGCGGAGAGTGGAGGAGCCCGCGGGCCACTTCCTGGTCGCCGCCACCGGcacgggcgcggggggcggcgggggcctgATCTTGGCCAGTCCCAAGCTGGGAGCGACCCCGCTGCCTCCCGAAtccgcccccgcgccgccgccgccgccgccgccgccgccgccaccgcccccCCCGGGGGTGGGCAGCGGCCACCTGAACATCCCGCTGATCCTGGAGGAGCTGCGGGTGCTGCAGCAGCGCCAGATCCACCAGATGCAGATGACGGAGCAGATCTGCCGCCAGGTGCTGCTGCTCGGCTCCCTGGGCCAGGCCGCGGGCACGCCCGCcagcccctccgagctgcccgGGACGGGGCCCGCCGCCTCCGCGAAGCCCCTGCTGCCCCTCTTCAGCCCCATCAAGCCCGTGCAAAGCGGCAAGACGCTGGCGCCGtcctcgtcgtcgtcgtcgtcgtcctcGGGGGCCGAAGCGCCCAAGCAGGCGTTCTTCCATCTGTACCACCCGCTGGGGGCGCAGCCCGCTTTCCCCGCCGGGGGCGCCGGGCGGAGCCACAagccggccgccgccgcctccgcagCCCTGCCCGGCAGCGCGGAGCCGCTGATGGCCTCGCCGCACCTGGCGTTCCCCGGCGCCACGGGGCTGCTGGCGGCGCAGTGCCTGGGCGCGGCTCGGGGCCTCGAGGCCGCCGCCTCCCCGGGGCTCCTGAAGCCAAAGAACGGAAGCGGTGAGCTGGGCTACGGGGAAGTGATGGGCCCCCTGGAGAAGCCCGGCGGCCGGCACAAATGCCGCTTCTGTGCCAAAGTGTTCGGTAGTGACAGTGCGCTGCAGATCCATCTGCGTTCCCACACAGGTGAGCGGCCCTATAAGTGTAATGTCTGTGGCAACCGCTTTACCACGCGCGGCAACCTCAAGGTGCACTTCCACCGGCATCGCGAGAAGTACCCGCACGTGCAGATGAACCCGCACCCGGTGCCCGAGCACCTGGACTACGTCCTGACCAGCAGCGGCCTGCCCTACGGTATGTCGGTGCCGCCGGAGAAGGCCGAGGAGGAGGTGGCCGCGGCGGCCGGCGGCGGGGAGCGCAAGCCCCTGGCGGCCTCCAGCGCAGCGCTCAGCGCCACCGAGAGCCTCACGCTGCTGTCCACCGGGGCGggcgcggccgccgcccccgcgctccccgcctTCAACAAGTTCGTGCTCATGAAGGCGGTCGAGCCGAAGAGCAAGGCCGACGAAAACACGCCCCCGGGGGCCGAGGGCTCAGGCGCGGCCGGGGTGGCGGAGGGGGGCCCGGCGGCCCGTCTGCAGCTGAGCAAGCTGGTGACCTCGCTGCCCAGCTGGGCGCTGCTGACCAGCCACTTCAAGTCCGCAGGCGGCTTTCCCTTCCCCTACGTGCTGGAGCCCCTGGGGGCCTCGCCGTCTGAGACGTCCAAGCTGCAGCAGCTGGTGGAGAAGATCGACCGGCAGGGGGCCGGCGCCGCGGCATCCGCGACCTCGGGGGCGCCCCCCGCCTCGGGGCCCGCGGCCTCGGCGGCCGCCTCGGGCCCCAACCAGTGCGTCATCTGCCTGAGGGTGCTGAGCTGCCCGCGCGCGCTGCGCCTGCACTACGGGCAGCACGGGGGCGAGCGGCCCTTCAAGTGCAAGGTGTGCGGCCGGGCCTTCTCCACGCGGGGCAACCTGCGCGCGCACTTCGTGGGCCACAAGGCCagcccggccgcccgcgcccagAACTCCTGCCCCATCTGCCAGAAGAAGTTCACCAACGCCGTGAGCCTGCAGCAGCACGTCCGCATGCACCTGGGAGGCCAGATCCCCAACGGGGCCGCCGCCCCGGACCAGGGCGCCGAGCTACCCGCCgtccccgggcccggccccggcccgcagCCGCCGTCCCAGCAGCCGTCCCCCGAGGAGGAGCTGTCGGAGGACGAGGACGACGACGAGGACGACGACGAGGACGGGACTGACGAAGACTCCCTGGCGGGGAGAGGCTCGGAGAGCGGCGGCGAGAAGGCCATCTCGGTGCGCGGGGACTCGGAGGAGGCCTCCGGGGCCGAGGAGGACGTGGGGGCCaccgcggcggcgggggcggcggggcaggcCGGGCAGGACGGGCCGCGGCCGGAGGTCGACGAGCAGGGGGCGCAGCAGCCTTGCCtggccgccccgccgccgcccgagcGCCCCGAGGAGACGCTGTCCCCGGAGCAGGGAGGCGCGGCCTCGGCCCTGGGCGCGCAGGAGCCGGAGCGGGGcgaggcggaggcggcggcggcggcccgggaggggccccgggagggggaaggcggcggcggcgcccccggGGAGGAGCTGGGCGCCCCGGAGGCGCGGAGGAAGGAGGCAGGCGAAGGCAGTGGCCGGAAGGCGTGCGAGCTGTGCGCGCAGACCTCCCTGGAGGAGCCGCAGAAGGCCCACCCCGGGGAAGGGCCGCTCTTCACTTGTGTTTTCTGCAGGCAGAGCTTTCTCGAGCGGGCCATCCTCAAGAAGCACATGCTGCTGGCTCACCACCAGGTACAACCCTTTGCCCCCCACGGCCCTCAGAATATTGCTGCTCTTTCCCTGGTCCCAGGCTGCTCACCTTCCGTCACCTCCCCGGGGCTCTCCCCCTTTCCCCGAAAAGATGACCCCACGATCCCGTGA